From the bacterium BMS3Abin08 genome, one window contains:
- a CDS encoding cyclohexadienyl dehydrogenase, producing MGEVAFNRVAIIGVGLIGASIALGIKRRGLAREVVGSGRTEENLRRAVEREILDGYSINHKEAVKGADLVVLATPVGRFVEITKDISGSLKPGSLLTDVGSVKGSIVRRIEEVVPDGVRFVGCHPIAGSERSGIDYASGDLFEGAPVVLTPTGDTAADALSRVGKFWEALGAVVTRLSPEEHDLVFALLSHLPHLVSYALVNTLSDTDPDYINLSGSGFRDTTRIALSSPELWTEISLYNRDNLLRLIESFRKALDDIRDGLVKGDAEHLRRLFENARDLRKRMERDD from the coding sequence ATGGGGGAGGTTGCTTTTAACAGGGTAGCAATTATAGGTGTCGGCCTGATCGGGGCAAGTATCGCCCTTGGCATAAAGAGGCGCGGACTTGCGAGAGAGGTCGTCGGATCCGGCAGAACCGAGGAAAACCTCCGGCGTGCCGTAGAGAGGGAGATCCTTGACGGTTACTCCATTAATCATAAAGAGGCTGTAAAAGGCGCTGATCTGGTGGTTCTTGCAACCCCTGTGGGACGGTTTGTTGAGATTACGAAGGACATTTCCGGTTCACTGAAGCCCGGTTCGCTACTGACGGATGTGGGGAGTGTGAAGGGGAGCATTGTCCGGAGGATTGAAGAGGTTGTTCCTGATGGAGTGAGGTTTGTGGGTTGCCATCCCATTGCCGGTTCCGAAAGGTCCGGGATTGATTACGCATCCGGGGACCTCTTTGAAGGGGCCCCTGTGGTCCTGACACCGACAGGGGATACCGCAGCCGATGCACTTTCAAGGGTCGGGAAGTTCTGGGAGGCGCTCGGTGCGGTAGTGACAAGGCTTTCACCTGAGGAGCATGACCTCGTTTTTGCGCTTTTAAGCCATCTTCCGCACCTTGTTTCCTATGCCCTTGTGAACACCCTTTCAGATACAGATCCGGATTATATCAACCTGTCCGGGAGCGGATTCAGGGATACCACGCGCATTGCACTCAGTTCACCGGAACTCTGGACAGAGATAAGCCTTTATAACAGGGACAACCTCCTGAGACTGATTGAGAGCTTCAGGAAGGCCCTTGACGATATAAGGGATGGGCTCGTAAAGGGAGACGCCGAACATCTCCGGAGACTCTTTGAGAATGCAAGGGACTTAAGGAAGAGGATGGAAAGGGATGACTGA